In the Gasterosteus aculeatus chromosome X, fGasAcu3.hap1.1, whole genome shotgun sequence genome, one interval contains:
- the LOC120809303 gene encoding histone H2A-like: protein MSGRGKTGGKARAKAKTRSSRAGLQFPVGRVHRHLRKGNYAQRVGAGAPVYLAAVLEYLTAEILELAGNAARDNKKTRIIPRHLQLAVRNDEELNKLLGGVTIAQGGVLPNIQAVLLPKKTEKPAKK from the coding sequence ATGAGCGGCAGAGGCAAAACCGGTGGAAAGGCTCGAgcgaaggcaaagacccgctcctctcgtgctggactccagttcccagtcggtcgcgtccacagacatctgcgtaaagggaactatgcgcagcgtgtcggcgcaggagcccccgtctacctggcggccgtgctggagtacctgaccgctgagatcctggagctggctggaaacgccgcccgcgacaacaagaagacccgcatcatcccgcgtcacctgcagctggctgtccgcaacgacgaggagctcaacaagctgctgggcggagtgaccatcgctcagggcggcgtgctgcccaacatccaggcggtgctgctgcccaagaagaccgagaagcccgccaagaagtaa
- the LOC120809298 gene encoding histone H1: MAEVAPAPAAAAPKAAKKKVSKPKKVGPSVSDLIVKTVAASKERSGVSAAAVKKALTAGGYDVDKNKARVKTAIKSLVAKGTLVQVKGIGASGSFKMSKTTAEKPAKKAAPKAKKPAAKKPAAAKKPKAAAVKKVVAAKKSPKKAKKPAAAKKVAKSPKKVAKSPKKVAKSPKKVVKKAPAAKKSPVKKVAKPKAKKAAPKKK, from the coding sequence atggcagaagtagctccagctccagccgccgccgcgcccaaagCAGCCAAGAAAAAGGTGTCCAAGCCGAAGAAGGTCGGCCCCAGCGTCTCTGACCTCATCGTGAAAACTGTGGCCGCTtccaaggagcggagcggcgtgtctgctgccgccgtcaagaaggctctgaccgccggaggatacgatgtggacaagaacaaggcccgcgtcaagaccgccatcaagagcctggtggccaaggggactctggtccaggtcaaggggatcggggcttccggctccttcaagatgagcaagaccaccgccgaaaaaccggcaaagaaagccgctcctaaagccaagaagcccgcggccaagaaacccgcagcggccaaaaagcccaaagcagcggcagtgaagaaagttgtagccgctaagaagtcaccgaagaaggccaagaaacccgcagcggccaagaaggtggccaagagccccaagaaggtagcaaagagccccaaaaaggtggccaagagccctaagaaggtggtgaaaaaggcccctgcagccaagaaatctccagtgaagaaggtcgctaagcccaaagccaagaaagcagcacccaagaagaagtaa
- the LOC120809309 gene encoding cytochrome P450 2F2, protein MFASIILLLICVVFIVVQLKSRRPKNFPPGPPVWPILGNILDLSLENPLKDFERLKKTYGNVYSLFLGPKPVVVMNGMKTIKEALVTKGVDFAGRPQDLFVNDSTQRKGVILADYGSSWKEQRRFALMNLRNFGMGKDSMEERIHGEIQYTVDTLEKSIGKSFSPQNMFHNAASNIICQVLFGKRFEYQDETMKTLVQCFTENAKIANGPWAMLYDSFPLIRSLPLPFRQAFKNVETCQKIAKTLMNEHKQTRVPGEPRDFVDCYLDRLDKPGDDRSSFSEAQLTMYILDLHFAGTDTTSNTLLTGFLYLMNYPQVQERCQQEIDMVLEGKDQASSEDRNNMPYVQAVIHEIQRVANTVPLSVFHCTTKDTELNGYSIPKGTLIIPNLTSVLNEEGQWKFPNEFNPENFLNDQGEFVKPEAFMPFSAGPRMCLGEGLARMELFLFTVTLLRKFKFIWPEDAGEPDFTPVYGVTLTPKPYRMKVQLRVSQKIPNL, encoded by the exons ATGTTTGCGTCAATAATCCTGCTGTTAATCTGCGTCGTCTTCATCGTCGTTCAACTCAAATCCCGAAGGCCCAAGAACTTTCCACCAGGACCCCCAGTCTGGCCGATACTGGGGAACATTTTGGACCTGAGCCTGGAGAACCCCCTGAAGGACTTTGAGAGG TTGAAGAAGACCTATGGAAATGTCTATAGTTTATTTCTCGGTCCCAAACCAGTAGTAGTCATGAATGGGATGAAGACCATAAAGGAGGCTTTGGTGACCAAGGGTGTCGATTTCGCTGGAAGACCCCAAGACCTGTTTGTCAATGACAGCACCCAGAGAAAAG GAGTGATTCTGGCAGATTACGGTTCTAGTTGGAAGGAGCAACGTCGCTTTGCTCTGATGAACTTGAGGAACTTTGGAATGGGGAAGGACAGCATGGAGGAGAGGATTCATGGAGAGATACAATATACTGTGGACACGCTGGAGAAGAGCATTG GCAAATCCTTCAGTCCTCAAAACATGTTTCACAATGCGGCCTCCAACATCATCTGCCAGGTTCTATTTGGAAAACGCTTTGAGTATCAGGATGAGACCATGAAAACACTTGTTCAATGCTTCACCGAGAATGCCAAGATAGCCAACGGGCCATGGGCTATG CTTTATGACTCCTTTCCTTTGATCAGAAGCCTGCCACTGCCCTTCCGACAGGCCTTTAAGAACGTTGAG ACATGTCAGAAGATTGCAAAAACTTTGATGAATGAGCACAAGCAGACCAGAGTGCCTGGAGAGCCGCGCGACTTTGTTGACTGCTACTTGGATCGGCTGGATAAG CCGGGTGATGATCGGTCGTCCTTTTCAGAAGCGCAGTTGACTATGTACATTCTGGATCTTCACTTTGCTGGGACTGACACTACTTCCAACACTCTCCTTACTGGTTTCCTCTACTTAATGAACTACCCACAAGTACAAG AGCGTTGTCAGCAAGAGATAGACATGGTGCTGGAGGGAAAGGATCAGGCCAGTTCTGAGGACAGAAACAACATGCCTTATGTGCAG GCCGTAATCCATGAAATCCAGAGAGTAGCCAACACTGTTCCACTCAGCGTCTTCCACTGTACAACTAAAGACACAGAGCTCAATGGATATTCCATCCCCAAG GGTACTCTGATCATCCCTAATCTCACCTCAGTGCTGAATGAGGAGGGCCAATGGAAATTCCCAAATGAATTCAACCCTGAAAACTTCCTCAATGACCAGGGAGAGTTTGTGAAACCAGAGGCCTTCATGCCTTTCTCTGCAG GCCCTCGTATGTGTCTCGGAGAGGGTCTGGCCCGTATGGAACTCTTCCTGTTTACGGTGACGCTGCTGAGGAAGTTTAAGTTCATCTGGCCTGAGGATGCAGGAGAGCCAGACTTCACTCCAGTCTATGGGGTCACTCTGACTCCCAAACCTTATCGCATGAAGGTCCAACTCCGGGTATCGCAGAAAATCCCAAATTTATAG